Within Xanthomonas theicola, the genomic segment CGTTTCGCTGGAACAACTGGTCGGCGCGATCCGCGCGGTGGCCGCCGGCGGTTCGTTGGTGCAGCCGGCGGTGACCCAGCGCCTGCTGTCGGGCCTGGAGCACATGCGCAACGACTTCGTCAGCCTGGACCGGCCCGACCCGCTGACCGACCGCGAAACCGAGATCCTGCGGCTGATGGCCAGCGGCTTCTCCAACAAGGAGATCGCCAACTCGCTGGGCGTGGCCGAGGGCACGATCAAGAACCACGTGTCCAACATCTTGTCCAAGCTCGGCGTGCGCGACCGCACCCGCGCGGTGCTGAAGGCGTTCGAGCTGCAGTTGGTGTGACGGGCAGGATGCCCGCCCGGCGCAGCGCGCCGGGCGTTCGCGGGCGCGCGAGCCGCCCTTGTAGGAGCGACTCCGGGTGGCCTCAGGCCATCAGTCGCGACGAGCGAAGCGGCAGGCGTGCCGCACCCGGAGGCGGTCCGGGCCTGTAATGACCCACTGCATTTCTGCTCAGGTGTTGGTTTCGACCGAGGAGACA encodes:
- a CDS encoding response regulator; amino-acid sequence: MIRVCLVDDQTLVRQGIRSLLALDGGIEVVAEANDGRQAVALIPQAKPDVVLMDMRMPAMSGLEALQMLSRNGMLPPTIILTTFDDDQLVLAGLKAGAKGYLLKDVSLEQLVGAIRAVAAGGSLVQPAVTQRLLSGLEHMRNDFVSLDRPDPLTDRETEILRLMASGFSNKEIANSLGVAEGTIKNHVSNILSKLGVRDRTRAVLKAFELQLV